From a single Spongiibacter taiwanensis genomic region:
- a CDS encoding LysR substrate-binding domain-containing protein has protein sequence MAQEGGVLRAAERLNRVPSNVSTRIKQFEKRLGTPLFRRQGRNIVLTASGSNLFGHAERLLRMADEVEQELIHGSVRGALKLGSLESAASVRLPSILAAFHNKFPETQVELRTGTTASLLDQVESVELDAAFVSQPFEIRGGLSSMAAFQEELTLITSKEVPDVREVGQLNGLSAVAFPHGCSYRRVLVDWFATSGASPSRFLDLSSYHAIVACVAAGAGVAVVPASVLDSVAGSGAVKRHVLPWEIRDNTTHLVWAGELSPPLKNMMTFLPKLLK, from the coding sequence GTGGCCCAGGAAGGCGGGGTTCTGCGAGCGGCTGAACGGCTAAACCGCGTTCCGTCGAATGTGTCTACCAGGATAAAGCAATTTGAGAAACGGCTGGGCACTCCGCTGTTTCGGCGGCAAGGTCGAAATATTGTGCTTACCGCGTCAGGCAGTAATCTTTTTGGCCATGCCGAGCGACTTTTGCGCATGGCTGATGAGGTCGAGCAGGAACTGATTCATGGCTCGGTGCGAGGTGCGCTAAAACTTGGGTCGCTTGAGAGTGCGGCCAGCGTCAGACTTCCCTCCATTCTGGCGGCATTCCACAACAAGTTTCCTGAGACTCAGGTGGAGTTGCGCACTGGGACCACGGCTTCGCTTCTTGATCAGGTGGAAAGCGTCGAACTGGATGCCGCGTTCGTGTCGCAGCCCTTCGAGATTCGCGGAGGCCTATCGTCGATGGCGGCTTTTCAGGAAGAGCTGACCTTGATCACGTCGAAGGAGGTTCCCGATGTGAGGGAGGTTGGCCAGCTGAATGGCTTGTCTGCTGTCGCCTTTCCGCACGGATGCTCGTATCGGCGAGTGCTGGTGGATTGGTTTGCGACGTCGGGGGCCAGCCCGTCGCGATTTTTGGATTTAAGTTCATACCATGCCATCGTGGCTTGTGTCGCGGCGGGTGCTGGCGTGGCCGTTGTACCAGCCAGCGTTCTGGACAGTGTGGCGGGCAGTGGCGCGGTAAAGCGGCATGTGCTGCCATGGGAAATTCGTGACAACACAACCCACTTGGTGTGGGCGGGTGAGCTCAGTCCACCGTTAAAGAATATGATGACTTTCCTCCCAAAACTGCTGAAATGA
- a CDS encoding YebC/PmpR family DNA-binding transcriptional regulator → MGRAYQNRKDSMAKTAAAKTKVYSKYGREIYVTAKAGGTDPSANLSLRGLLERAKKDQVPSHVIKNALDKAEGGGGEDFSPARYEGFGPGNCMVIVDCLTDNPNRTFGDVRLAFTKTKCKIGTPGTVSHMFDHAAILVFPGEDEEEALEALMEAEVDVSDIECEDGKISVFAPHTDFFKAKQALLDRFGEIEFDVEEIQFIPQTTTPISDEDMPLFEKFLDMLNDLDDVQNVYHNAEV, encoded by the coding sequence ATGGGCCGCGCTTACCAAAACCGCAAAGACTCCATGGCCAAAACGGCTGCTGCCAAGACCAAGGTATACAGCAAGTATGGCCGTGAAATCTACGTGACCGCCAAAGCTGGCGGCACCGACCCCAGCGCCAACCTGAGCCTGCGGGGCCTGCTGGAGCGGGCAAAGAAAGACCAGGTCCCAAGCCACGTTATCAAGAACGCCCTGGACAAGGCCGAGGGCGGCGGCGGTGAGGATTTCTCGCCAGCACGCTACGAAGGCTTCGGTCCCGGCAACTGCATGGTTATTGTTGATTGCCTGACAGACAACCCCAACCGCACCTTTGGCGATGTGCGCCTGGCCTTCACCAAAACCAAATGCAAAATTGGCACACCCGGCACCGTGAGCCATATGTTCGACCACGCTGCGATTCTGGTCTTCCCCGGTGAAGACGAAGAAGAGGCACTGGAAGCCCTCATGGAAGCGGAAGTGGATGTGAGCGACATCGAATGTGAGGACGGCAAAATCTCCGTCTTCGCCCCCCACACCGATTTCTTCAAAGCCAAGCAGGCCCTGCTGGATCGCTTCGGCGAAATTGAATTTGACGTGGAAGAAATTCAGTTCATCCCGCAGACCACAACACCAATCAGCGACGAAGATATGCCGCTATTCGAGAAGTTTCTCGACATGCTCAACGACCTGGACGACGTTCAGAACGTGTATCACAACGCGGAAGTGTAA
- a CDS encoding aldehyde dehydrogenase: MAVNQETLFIGGEWVQPASSNRIQAISAATEEVLGSVPEGSPADIDRAVDAARNALKNSAWATATPEERSAAMHRFADAIEKRAPQIAEAVSSQNGMPIIMSEQLEAGYTVGLLRYYAELAKGMELEETRPSPLGSTTLVRREPVGVVGAIVPWNFPVILSMMKIAPALAAGCAIVLKPSPETVLDSVLIAEAAEEAQLPPGVISWVPGGRELGAYLVSHPGVNKVAFTGSSTAGRIIAQECAKLLRPVSLELGGKSAAILLDDMDLNAFVQAVPSVSMLNSGMACFSCTRILAPASRYNEVVEAIAAGVSSFPQGNPLDRNTVVGPMASSAHRQRVESYIAKGKTEAKLVTGGGRPASLEKGWFVEPTVFADVDNSAVIAQEEIFGPVLSIISYKDEADAIRIANDSIYGLGGTVWSTDSEHAAAVARQMESGTIGVNGYMPDLNAPFGGVKASGLGREMGPEAIFAYQQYKSIYLMG; this comes from the coding sequence ATGGCAGTTAATCAGGAAACCCTGTTCATCGGCGGTGAGTGGGTGCAACCCGCCTCCAGCAACCGAATTCAAGCAATCAGTGCCGCCACCGAAGAGGTGCTTGGCAGTGTTCCCGAAGGCAGCCCCGCCGATATCGACCGTGCGGTCGATGCCGCCCGCAATGCGCTGAAAAATTCTGCCTGGGCAACGGCGACCCCGGAAGAGCGCAGCGCCGCCATGCATCGATTTGCCGATGCCATTGAGAAGCGCGCGCCCCAGATTGCCGAGGCTGTCAGCAGCCAGAACGGCATGCCGATCATCATGTCTGAGCAGCTGGAGGCGGGTTACACCGTCGGCTTGCTGCGTTACTACGCCGAGCTGGCCAAGGGCATGGAGCTGGAAGAAACCCGCCCTTCTCCGCTGGGCTCAACGACTCTGGTTCGGCGTGAGCCGGTGGGTGTGGTTGGCGCGATTGTGCCCTGGAACTTCCCCGTCATCCTGTCGATGATGAAAATTGCCCCGGCGCTGGCGGCAGGCTGTGCCATTGTGCTCAAACCCTCTCCAGAAACTGTGCTCGACAGCGTATTGATCGCCGAAGCCGCTGAAGAAGCTCAGCTGCCTCCCGGTGTGATCAGCTGGGTGCCCGGTGGTCGCGAGCTGGGTGCTTACCTGGTGTCACATCCCGGGGTAAACAAAGTGGCCTTCACTGGCTCCTCCACGGCGGGCCGCATTATTGCTCAGGAATGTGCCAAGTTGCTGCGTCCGGTCAGCCTGGAGCTGGGCGGTAAGTCCGCGGCGATTCTGCTGGACGATATGGATCTGAACGCCTTTGTGCAGGCGGTGCCCTCTGTGTCCATGCTCAACAGCGGCATGGCCTGTTTCTCCTGTACTCGCATTCTGGCACCTGCCAGCCGCTACAACGAAGTGGTGGAAGCCATCGCCGCGGGTGTGTCCTCCTTCCCCCAGGGCAACCCACTGGATCGCAACACGGTTGTTGGCCCAATGGCCTCCTCTGCCCACCGTCAGCGGGTCGAATCCTACATCGCCAAAGGTAAAACCGAAGCCAAACTGGTGACCGGTGGCGGCCGTCCCGCTAGCCTGGAAAAGGGCTGGTTCGTGGAGCCTACCGTGTTTGCCGATGTCGACAATTCTGCCGTGATCGCCCAGGAAGAAATTTTCGGCCCGGTGCTGTCCATCATCTCCTATAAAGATGAAGCCGACGCAATTCGCATTGCCAATGACTCCATCTATGGTCTGGGCGGCACGGTATGGTCTACCGACAGCGAGCACGCTGCCGCCGTTGCCCGGCAAATGGAGTCCGGCACCATTGGGGTGAACGGCTATATGCCAGACCTGAACGCACCTTTCGGCGGCGTGAAAGCCAGCGGCCTGGGTCGGGAAATGGGCCCCGAGGCTATTTTTGCCTATCAGCAATACAAGTCAATTTACCTGATGGGTTGA
- a CDS encoding YqiA/YcfP family alpha/beta fold hydrolase, giving the protein MSAALVYLHGFISSPQSHKAVQMGEYLKSHHPDIHYAVPALGDTPDQAYERGSKAVMDCLARHDKVGLIGSSMGGFLSTVLAERFGLRAVLINPVVRPQHLVEKFIGEHHNPYTGSRFSLDSHHVDILTSLYLPALAAPQNYWALLQEGDETLDYRWAEDYYQHSKLTVEPGGDHAFQGFERYFHRVVEFLGLLG; this is encoded by the coding sequence GTGAGCGCGGCACTGGTTTATCTGCACGGCTTCATCTCTTCCCCCCAGTCCCACAAAGCGGTGCAGATGGGGGAATACCTGAAAAGTCATCATCCCGACATTCACTACGCCGTACCCGCCCTGGGGGATACCCCAGACCAGGCTTATGAGCGCGGCTCGAAGGCGGTCATGGATTGCCTCGCGCGGCATGACAAGGTTGGGCTGATTGGCAGCTCAATGGGCGGCTTTCTGTCGACGGTGTTGGCAGAGCGCTTTGGCTTGCGTGCAGTGCTGATCAACCCGGTGGTGCGCCCTCAGCATCTGGTAGAGAAGTTTATTGGCGAGCACCACAACCCCTACACGGGTTCGCGCTTTAGTCTGGATAGCCATCATGTGGATATTTTGACGTCTCTCTACCTGCCCGCGCTTGCTGCGCCGCAAAATTATTGGGCCTTGCTGCAGGAGGGCGATGAGACCCTGGATTATCGCTGGGCCGAGGATTACTACCAGCACAGCAAATTGACGGTAGAGCCCGGCGGGGACCACGCATTTCAGGGCTTTGAGCGCTATTTCCACCGGGTGGTGGAATTTCTGGGCCTGCTCGGTTAA
- a CDS encoding NAD(P)H-dependent flavin oxidoreductase, with translation MNLSALLGTDYPILQAPMAGVQDSALAIAVSNAGGLGALPCGMLSKAQIGKEVGNIRSQTQRPFNLNFFAHRMPHCNEEKILRWQHQFSAYFEEYGIDTDAPLTGPLRRPFDEEMADLVSECQPRVVSFHFGLPPPELIEPVRRAGAKIIATATTVHEAIWLESRGVDAIIAQGLEAGGHRGMFLTDDLREQKTLADLLPQVASAVSLPVIAAGGIMSSKDVKAAFHLGAAGVQVGTAYLLCPEANTSGVHRKAIKDTKRDTAITNVFSGRAARGIANRLMMDIGPLNPDAPPFPLASAATSELRKKAEAIGIDHFTPLWAGSHFKDCKEISAATLTEQLASEI, from the coding sequence ATGAATCTATCAGCCCTACTAGGAACCGACTACCCCATTCTCCAGGCGCCCATGGCTGGCGTGCAGGACAGTGCTCTGGCGATCGCAGTGTCGAACGCCGGGGGCCTTGGCGCCCTGCCCTGCGGCATGCTTAGCAAAGCACAGATAGGAAAGGAGGTTGGCAATATTCGTTCGCAGACTCAGCGCCCGTTCAACCTCAACTTTTTTGCCCACCGCATGCCGCACTGCAACGAAGAAAAAATCTTGCGGTGGCAGCACCAATTTTCTGCCTATTTTGAAGAGTATGGTATCGACACCGACGCACCTCTAACAGGACCATTGCGCAGACCCTTCGATGAAGAAATGGCCGATCTTGTCAGCGAATGCCAACCTCGGGTAGTGAGCTTTCATTTTGGGCTGCCGCCACCGGAACTGATCGAGCCAGTCCGTCGCGCCGGCGCCAAAATCATCGCTACGGCTACCACAGTGCACGAGGCAATATGGCTCGAATCCAGAGGGGTTGACGCAATAATTGCACAAGGCCTGGAAGCGGGCGGGCACCGTGGAATGTTTCTTACCGACGATCTTCGAGAACAGAAGACGCTGGCGGACTTGTTACCTCAGGTCGCAAGCGCGGTTAGCCTCCCGGTTATCGCGGCCGGTGGCATCATGAGCTCAAAAGACGTTAAAGCAGCATTTCATCTCGGCGCCGCTGGCGTACAGGTTGGCACGGCCTATTTACTCTGCCCTGAGGCTAACACCAGCGGGGTGCATCGCAAGGCAATCAAAGATACCAAGCGCGACACCGCAATCACCAACGTCTTTTCGGGAAGGGCGGCCCGCGGAATTGCAAACCGATTGATGATGGACATCGGGCCGCTAAACCCAGACGCGCCTCCGTTTCCCCTGGCCAGTGCTGCAACTTCAGAACTGCGCAAAAAGGCGGAAGCCATTGGCATTGATCACTTCACACCGCTCTGGGCGGGCAGCCACTTCAAGGACTGCAAAGAGATATCAGCAGCAACACTGACTGAACAACTGGCAAGCGAGATCTGA
- a CDS encoding ABC-F family ATPase produces the protein MISAANITMQFGAKPLFENISVKFGGGNRYGLIGANGCGKSTLMKILDGSLSPSAGNVSIDPNERIGKLHQDQFAFENYSVIDTVIMGHTELWEVKKERDRIYSLPEMSEEDGMKVAELEVAFAEMDGYSAESRAGEILLGAGIEESLHFGPMSEVAPGWKLRVLLAQALFSDPDILLLDEPTNNLDINTIRWLEGVLNQRKSTMVIISHDRHFLNTVCTHMADIDYGELRVYPGNYDDFMTAATAARERLQAQNAKKSAQIADLQQFVSRFSANASKAKQATSRAKQIEKIKLDEIKASSRQNPYIRFKQDKKLHRQALTLEKLSHGFGGETLFNGGDLILEAGSRLAVIGENGAGKTTFLRCLIGELRANGGNVKWAENASVGYCPQDSSSDFDNDLTLFEWMSQWQKPSHDDQIVRATLGRLLFSSDEFNKKAKVCSGGEKNRLLFGKLMMMDCNVLVMDEPTNHLDMESIESLNLALEHFDGTLIFVSHDREFVSSLATRIVEIRDHQIHDFQGTYDEFLASQEQV, from the coding sequence GTGATTTCTGCTGCCAACATCACCATGCAATTTGGTGCCAAACCCCTGTTTGAAAATATCTCGGTCAAGTTCGGCGGCGGCAACCGCTATGGCCTGATCGGCGCCAACGGCTGTGGCAAGTCGACCCTGATGAAAATTCTCGACGGCAGCCTCTCCCCCAGCGCGGGCAATGTGTCCATTGACCCCAACGAGCGCATCGGCAAGTTGCACCAGGACCAGTTCGCCTTTGAGAATTACTCCGTGATCGACACCGTGATCATGGGTCACACCGAACTGTGGGAAGTGAAGAAAGAGCGGGACCGGATTTACTCCTTGCCAGAAATGAGCGAAGAGGACGGCATGAAAGTGGCCGAGCTGGAAGTCGCCTTTGCCGAGATGGACGGCTACAGCGCTGAGAGCCGGGCCGGAGAAATTCTGCTGGGTGCCGGCATTGAGGAGTCCCTGCACTTCGGCCCGATGAGTGAGGTCGCCCCGGGCTGGAAACTGAGGGTGCTGCTGGCCCAGGCCTTGTTTTCCGATCCGGATATCCTGCTGCTCGACGAGCCGACCAACAACCTCGATATCAATACTATCCGCTGGCTCGAAGGGGTGCTGAATCAGCGCAAGAGCACCATGGTGATCATTTCCCACGACCGCCATTTTCTCAACACCGTGTGCACCCACATGGCCGATATCGACTATGGCGAACTGCGGGTCTATCCCGGCAACTACGACGATTTCATGACCGCCGCCACCGCCGCCCGTGAACGCCTGCAAGCTCAGAATGCCAAAAAGTCGGCCCAGATTGCCGATCTGCAGCAGTTCGTCAGCCGCTTCTCTGCCAACGCCTCCAAGGCCAAACAGGCCACCTCCCGGGCCAAGCAAATCGAGAAAATCAAACTCGATGAGATCAAGGCCTCCAGCCGGCAGAACCCCTACATCCGTTTCAAGCAAGACAAAAAGCTGCACCGCCAGGCGCTGACCCTGGAAAAGCTCAGTCACGGCTTTGGCGGCGAAACCTTGTTCAACGGTGGCGACTTGATTCTGGAAGCGGGCTCGCGACTGGCGGTGATCGGCGAAAACGGCGCGGGCAAAACCACCTTTCTGCGCTGTTTGATCGGCGAGCTGCGCGCCAATGGCGGCAACGTGAAATGGGCCGAAAACGCCAGCGTTGGCTACTGCCCCCAGGACAGCAGCAGCGATTTCGACAACGACCTGACGCTGTTTGAATGGATGAGCCAATGGCAGAAACCCAGCCACGACGACCAGATCGTACGGGCCACCCTCGGCCGCCTGCTGTTCTCCTCAGATGAGTTCAACAAAAAGGCCAAGGTCTGCTCCGGAGGCGAGAAAAACCGCCTGTTGTTCGGCAAATTGATGATGATGGACTGCAACGTGCTGGTGATGGACGAACCCACCAACCACCTGGATATGGAGTCTATCGAGTCGCTGAACCTCGCCCTTGAGCACTTCGACGGCACTTTGATCTTTGTCAGCCACGACCGGGAGTTTGTGTCCTCCCTGGCCACCCGGATTGTGGAAATCCGCGACCACCAGATTCACGATTTCCAAGGCACCTACGACGAGTTTCTTGCCAGCCAGGAGCAGGTTTAG
- the parE gene encoding DNA topoisomerase IV subunit B translates to MAEYTSQSIEVLTGLEPVRKRPGMYTDTTRPNHLAQEVIDNSVDEALAGHAKQISVTLKPDGSLICADDGRGMPVDIHPEQGLPGVEVILSTLHAGGKFSNDNYQFSGGLHGVGVSVVNALSSRLEVEIKRDGNVYRMVFADGNKASELEVIDTCGKRNTGTAIHFWPDPKYFDSPRFSVRRLKHVLRAKAVLCPGLRVSFVDETGDESEEWYYEDGLADYLQGHTKGFEVLPAQPFVGQFSGRTEAVDWAVQWLPEGGELLTESYVNLIPTAQGGTHVNGLRSGLLDAMREFCEFRNLLPRGVKLSPDDIWDKCSYVLSSKLADPQFSGQTKERLSSREAAAFVAGVAKDAFSLWLNQHTEDAERLAELCIDSAQSRLRKAKKVVRKKVSAGPALPGKLADCSGADIERSELFLVEGDSAGGSAKQARDRQYQAILPLRGKILNTWEVDSADILASQEVHDISVALGIEPDSPDLSGLRYGKICVLADADSDGLHIATLLCALFLRHFRPLVEQGHVFIAMPPLYRIDVGKEVYYALDNAEKEGVLDRIDAENKRGKVQVTRFKGLGEMNPLQLRETVMDPNTRRLVRLAIEDDEDTVGQMDMMLAKKRAADRKAWLEKYGDEAELMM, encoded by the coding sequence ATGGCTGAATATACATCCCAATCGATTGAGGTATTGACCGGACTGGAGCCCGTGCGCAAACGGCCCGGCATGTATACCGACACCACTCGCCCCAACCACCTTGCCCAGGAGGTGATCGACAACAGCGTAGACGAAGCGCTGGCCGGTCACGCCAAGCAGATTTCGGTCACCCTCAAACCCGATGGCTCGCTAATCTGCGCCGACGATGGTCGGGGCATGCCAGTGGATATCCACCCGGAACAGGGGCTCCCCGGGGTAGAGGTAATTTTGTCTACCCTCCACGCCGGCGGTAAATTCTCCAACGATAATTATCAGTTCTCCGGCGGTTTGCACGGTGTCGGGGTGTCAGTGGTCAACGCCCTGTCGAGCCGCCTCGAGGTGGAGATCAAACGGGACGGTAACGTTTACCGGATGGTGTTTGCAGACGGCAACAAAGCCTCCGAGCTGGAAGTGATCGACACCTGCGGCAAACGCAATACTGGCACCGCGATCCACTTCTGGCCCGATCCGAAATATTTCGACAGCCCGCGTTTTTCCGTGCGTCGACTGAAGCATGTATTGCGGGCCAAGGCGGTACTGTGTCCGGGCCTGCGCGTCAGCTTTGTCGACGAAACCGGCGACGAGAGCGAAGAGTGGTACTACGAGGATGGCCTGGCCGATTACCTGCAAGGCCACACCAAAGGCTTTGAGGTACTGCCAGCCCAGCCCTTTGTCGGTCAATTCAGCGGCCGCACCGAAGCGGTGGACTGGGCGGTGCAATGGCTGCCCGAGGGCGGCGAGCTGCTCACCGAGTCCTACGTCAACCTGATTCCCACCGCCCAGGGCGGTACCCATGTGAATGGCCTGCGCAGTGGTCTGCTCGATGCCATGCGCGAGTTCTGCGAGTTTCGCAACCTGCTGCCCCGTGGGGTCAAGCTCAGCCCGGATGATATCTGGGATAAATGCAGCTATGTGCTGTCGTCCAAACTGGCCGATCCTCAGTTCTCCGGCCAGACCAAGGAACGCCTCAGTTCCCGAGAGGCGGCGGCCTTTGTCGCCGGGGTGGCCAAAGATGCCTTTAGCCTGTGGTTGAACCAACACACCGAAGACGCCGAGCGCCTGGCTGAGCTCTGTATCGACAGCGCCCAAAGCCGTTTGCGCAAAGCCAAAAAAGTGGTGCGCAAGAAAGTCTCTGCCGGCCCTGCCTTGCCCGGCAAGCTGGCCGACTGCTCCGGTGCGGATATCGAGCGGTCTGAATTGTTTCTGGTTGAGGGTGACTCGGCCGGGGGCAGCGCCAAGCAGGCCCGGGACCGCCAATACCAAGCAATCCTTCCGCTGCGAGGGAAAATTCTGAATACCTGGGAAGTCGACTCAGCCGACATCCTCGCTTCTCAGGAGGTACACGATATTTCGGTGGCCCTGGGCATTGAGCCAGACAGCCCTGATTTGAGCGGTCTGCGCTACGGCAAAATCTGCGTACTGGCCGATGCGGACTCGGACGGTTTGCACATTGCTACCTTGCTATGTGCCTTGTTCTTACGGCATTTCCGCCCGCTGGTGGAGCAGGGCCACGTGTTTATCGCCATGCCGCCGCTGTACCGAATCGATGTGGGCAAGGAAGTCTATTACGCGCTGGACAATGCAGAAAAGGAAGGGGTGCTGGACCGCATCGATGCGGAAAACAAGCGTGGCAAAGTGCAAGTGACCCGCTTCAAAGGCTTGGGTGAGATGAACCCCCTGCAGCTGCGCGAGACGGTCATGGACCCCAATACCCGGCGCCTGGTGCGGCTGGCCATCGAAGATGACGAAGACACCGTTGGCCAGATGGATATGATGCTGGCCAAAAAGCGCGCCGCCGACCGTAAAGCCTGGTTGGAGAAATATGGCGACGAAGCCGAGCTGATGATGTAG
- the oxyR gene encoding DNA-binding transcriptional regulator OxyR, producing the protein MIKLRDLQYLNAVAEHQHFGRAADACFVSQPTLSGQIMKLEEQLGLTLFERHRKRIMLTPAGEQLIQRARNVLRAADDFEEAARALADPLAGDLHIGLIPTVAPYLLPHIMGKLTKALPAVNFFLHEDQTKVIMQQLDEGKLDAVILSWLSDMKGVERYTLFEEPLVLATPQQHPLAAKTEANLQDLDGQWVLTLEDGHCLRDETLDYCFTAGAREDTRFQATSLETLRYMVASGLGITLMPELAINPADGERGLHYIHFRTPAPTRQICLLVRPNYSRMACIREVVSCIRQAMASPAK; encoded by the coding sequence ATGATAAAACTGCGCGACCTCCAATATCTCAATGCCGTGGCCGAGCACCAACATTTTGGCCGCGCTGCCGACGCCTGCTTTGTGAGCCAACCGACCCTCAGTGGTCAGATAATGAAACTCGAGGAACAGCTTGGGCTGACGCTGTTTGAGCGGCATCGCAAACGCATCATGCTGACCCCGGCTGGCGAGCAACTCATACAGCGGGCCCGCAATGTGCTGCGCGCCGCCGATGATTTTGAAGAGGCCGCCCGCGCCCTGGCCGACCCCCTTGCGGGGGATTTGCACATTGGCCTGATACCCACCGTGGCGCCCTATCTCCTTCCCCACATCATGGGTAAGCTCACCAAGGCTTTGCCGGCAGTGAATTTCTTCCTCCACGAGGACCAGACCAAAGTCATCATGCAGCAGCTTGACGAGGGCAAGCTCGATGCGGTGATTTTATCCTGGCTCAGCGATATGAAAGGTGTTGAACGCTACACCCTGTTCGAAGAGCCTCTGGTATTAGCCACCCCCCAGCAGCATCCATTGGCGGCAAAAACAGAGGCCAACCTGCAGGACCTGGATGGGCAGTGGGTGCTTACCCTGGAGGACGGCCACTGCTTGCGGGATGAAACCCTGGACTATTGTTTTACCGCTGGTGCCCGGGAAGATACCCGCTTTCAGGCCACCAGCCTGGAAACTCTGCGCTACATGGTAGCCAGCGGCCTGGGTATCACCCTGATGCCAGAGTTGGCCATTAACCCCGCCGATGGCGAGCGGGGACTTCACTACATTCACTTCCGCACTCCTGCACCCACCCGGCAGATTTGCCTGCTGGTGCGCCCCAATTACTCCCGCATGGCCTGCATTCGCGAAGTGGTGAGCTGCATTCGCCAGGCAATGGCGTCGCCAGCGAAGTAG
- a CDS encoding YbfB/YjiJ family MFS transporter, whose amino-acid sequence MKPPAATDTSALDITLIGVIALAIAMGIGRFALTPLMPIMLRDNTITLTTGIEWAIANYAGYFLGAVSALRFSNCPLRALTTGAVGVTVTTFFIAAAPPAFPFLGTLLRGTSGIFSAWALIGATAWCLPALARAGSHAGGRIYTGVGIGIFVTGLVTWLGGHQSAKVLWTQLAGISAAGTIYILRSTRALSSKREVIEHPIEPSQLSKAGPKIGLLVSYAFFGFGYIIPATFLPTMAKSLSANTFIFGLVWPIFGLAAALAVGLATLKQPKRPPRKMWASSQAAMALATLLPLIKQSIVTISLAALLVGAAFMIATMAGLQLARAVEPHRPNRIVAQMTSAFALGQISGPLSIHWVEGFPLLGWDAMQSVSILATTLLAISTIWLWAGAGQ is encoded by the coding sequence ATGAAACCGCCCGCCGCTACGGATACCTCTGCTCTCGATATCACCCTCATCGGTGTGATCGCCTTGGCCATTGCCATGGGAATCGGCCGATTCGCGCTCACACCACTGATGCCGATCATGCTAAGAGACAACACCATCACCCTCACCACTGGCATCGAGTGGGCTATTGCCAACTATGCAGGCTACTTTCTTGGGGCTGTTTCGGCGCTTCGGTTTTCAAACTGCCCTTTGAGAGCGCTGACCACTGGGGCGGTAGGTGTGACCGTAACAACATTTTTCATCGCTGCAGCCCCACCAGCCTTCCCATTTTTGGGCACGCTGCTGCGCGGCACATCGGGCATTTTCAGCGCCTGGGCCTTAATTGGCGCGACTGCGTGGTGTTTGCCAGCGCTGGCGCGCGCCGGTAGCCATGCAGGGGGAAGGATATACACCGGCGTTGGCATCGGTATATTTGTTACCGGCTTGGTAACCTGGCTCGGAGGTCACCAGTCGGCAAAAGTGTTATGGACCCAACTCGCTGGCATCTCGGCTGCAGGCACGATTTACATACTACGCAGCACCAGAGCCCTCTCCAGCAAGCGTGAAGTCATTGAGCACCCTATCGAACCCTCTCAGCTCTCAAAGGCGGGACCAAAAATCGGGCTACTTGTCAGTTACGCATTTTTCGGCTTTGGCTACATCATACCTGCTACGTTTTTGCCAACGATGGCAAAGAGCCTCTCAGCAAATACGTTTATCTTTGGCTTGGTATGGCCGATATTCGGCTTAGCCGCTGCGCTGGCCGTCGGACTCGCAACTTTGAAACAACCGAAGCGACCGCCTCGCAAGATGTGGGCGAGTTCCCAAGCGGCGATGGCACTGGCAACGCTCTTGCCACTGATCAAGCAATCCATCGTGACGATTTCGTTGGCCGCCCTGCTCGTTGGCGCCGCATTTATGATCGCCACCATGGCCGGACTGCAACTGGCGCGAGCTGTCGAACCACACCGGCCCAATCGGATAGTCGCCCAGATGACGAGCGCATTTGCCCTAGGTCAGATATCGGGTCCACTATCCATCCACTGGGTTGAAGGCTTTCCGTTGCTCGGCTGGGATGCGATGCAAAGCGTCAGTATTTTAGCGACCACGCTTTTAGCCATCTCCACGATCTGGCTTTGGGCCGGCGCCGGGCAGTAG